The Candidatus Thorarchaeota archaeon genome has a segment encoding these proteins:
- a CDS encoding LLM class flavin-dependent oxidoreductase — protein MSDLSDLEIGVPGPFLPPWENVMKNAQVIDSLGYDSMAFPDHFAGFIPESLWTTDITPLALLQSSPHTYYELSSIMAACAVLTKNVKIISAVTEPLRRHPVLLAQTFLTLDHISQGRAIMGIGAGEAVNVTPYGIDYSAQVGKLREALEIIQLLWSTDTPLDYNGRFWHLKDAVLSLRPLVPNQPPPIWIAAHGPKMLEIAAQFGDGWIPTLLRPTDYRQRLATIESHRKRLGRENPFTPALWNWFVLDNDSAELERLIHTPLARAMALLYPASEWRRLGHAHPFGEDFYSLRDYIPMGMSRETALAAIDEVPDDVLHEFYYVGDAESIIQQLEDFVHVGLRHIIIWNVTGMFDLNKARSSNKILKEVLRYVKG, from the coding sequence TTGTCTGATCTGTCTGACCTTGAGATCGGTGTGCCCGGGCCTTTCCTTCCTCCTTGGGAAAATGTGATGAAGAACGCCCAGGTCATCGACTCCCTTGGTTATGACAGCATGGCTTTCCCCGACCACTTTGCAGGTTTTATTCCTGAGAGCCTCTGGACTACTGATATCACTCCACTTGCTCTCCTTCAGTCATCGCCACATACCTATTATGAGCTGTCCTCAATCATGGCGGCATGTGCCGTCCTGACCAAGAATGTCAAGATTATTTCCGCAGTAACCGAGCCTCTTCGGCGTCATCCTGTCCTCTTAGCCCAGACATTTCTGACACTTGACCATATTAGTCAAGGTCGAGCAATCATGGGCATTGGGGCGGGAGAGGCTGTGAATGTCACGCCCTATGGGATAGACTATTCCGCGCAGGTGGGAAAGTTACGCGAGGCACTAGAGATTATTCAGCTCCTCTGGTCCACTGATACTCCTCTTGATTACAACGGTCGCTTTTGGCATCTGAAGGATGCAGTCCTCTCCCTTCGGCCACTTGTCCCTAACCAGCCTCCCCCGATCTGGATTGCGGCTCATGGACCAAAGATGTTGGAGATTGCAGCGCAATTTGGTGATGGCTGGATTCCCACGCTTCTTCGTCCGACTGATTATAGACAAAGACTTGCCACCATTGAGTCACACCGGAAGCGTCTTGGGCGAGAGAATCCATTTACTCCTGCGCTCTGGAACTGGTTTGTCTTGGATAATGATTCTGCGGAACTTGAGCGTCTCATCCATACCCCGCTTGCCCGAGCAATGGCCCTTCTCTATCCTGCTTCCGAATGGCGCCGATTGGGTCATGCGCATCCTTTCGGTGAGGACTTCTATTCACTCCGTGATTATATTCCAATGGGGATGTCCCGTGAGACCGCACTTGCAGCAATAGATGAGGTTCCTGATGACGTATTGCACGAGTTCTATTATGTTGGTGACGCGGAATCTATTATCCAACAGCTTGAAGACTTCGTGCATGTCGGTCTCAGGCACATCATCATTTGGAATGTCACTGGAATGTTCGATCTCAACAAGGCTCGTAGTTCTAACAAGATTCTGAAGGAAGTACTCCGCTATGTCAAAGGCTAA
- the rdgB gene encoding RdgB/HAM1 family non-canonical purine NTP pyrophosphatase — MSKAKIVLLTHNPHKIEELTPLFRRFDVDFETTSLEKFEIRSDSVEEIARVAALSAFKELGRPVVLDDTGFFIDALNGFPRSYPAFVLETIGRAGILKLMKGVEDRSARFITAVGYTQDGVTATTFVGEMPGVIALEEAGSGGFGYDPIFIPERYDLTYAQLSFEEKVAISHRTRAFTKFLQWLSSTNS; from the coding sequence ATGTCAAAGGCTAAGATTGTTCTCCTGACTCATAATCCTCACAAGATCGAAGAACTCACTCCTCTCTTTAGGAGGTTTGATGTAGATTTTGAGACCACATCACTGGAGAAATTCGAGATCCGCTCCGACTCGGTGGAAGAGATTGCACGAGTTGCTGCACTCTCAGCCTTCAAAGAGCTGGGGCGACCTGTTGTCCTCGATGATACCGGATTCTTTATTGATGCACTTAATGGATTTCCCCGTTCATACCCCGCCTTTGTGCTTGAGACCATTGGACGCGCCGGAATTCTCAAGTTAATGAAGGGTGTAGAGGATCGTTCTGCGCGATTTATTACAGCAGTGGGATATACCCAAGATGGGGTGACGGCAACGACCTTTGTGGGCGAGATGCCTGGAGTGATTGCTCTTGAAGAAGCAGGTAGTGGCGGTTTCGGGTATGATCCGATTTTCATCCCAGAACGGTACGACCTCACTTATGCCCAACTCTCCTTTGAAGAGAAAGTGGCGATCTCTCATAGAACTCGTGCATTTACTAAGTTTCTCCAATGGCTCAGTTCAACCAATTCTTAA
- a CDS encoding winged helix-turn-helix transcriptional regulator — protein sequence MTIIPEDPPLQQRLSPSAYALLQTVQRLEDGQEVVPFQGVMELQQIQKMVSTYRGSLHTGLLARLRILFERSNDVIVTQRELFTLIAEVWLKNISRLSSSEVEVMKAIVETPSVQISDLSKAIGLSYAQVRRAISHLSEAGIIRIGGILNHQAIGLARFLIILENPTLILSSPYVEKVLFADGPTSLVFLIVSCPRDHIDELSALVRSLRSTSDNATIWRLSSGRLHFSNIYYNRQAGAWDIDQVHFRLQLRHERDSVATSRFYEDAVKPVHITKSDALLVDALRKNYNASAIDMVEKTGLSESTVFKRRVALTRDSALVLPRARITIPSLSERLLLLLSTDAVPAISHAWSHLPLSYRSRIFNVENGPQTRAIMLAALPPGTGWQLSKIILEETSAIDQLSVHVLSAASDQQLSVASMFNTRTASWRWNQGDFLDVRGYAIVRREANPTTIPIDLAT from the coding sequence ATGACCATTATACCTGAAGACCCGCCTCTTCAGCAGCGATTATCTCCTTCAGCATATGCCCTTCTCCAGACAGTCCAACGCCTTGAGGATGGGCAAGAGGTAGTTCCCTTTCAAGGGGTAATGGAACTACAGCAGATACAAAAAATGGTCTCGACCTATCGCGGCAGTCTGCATACCGGCTTACTTGCGCGATTACGTATATTGTTTGAACGCAGTAACGATGTAATTGTCACTCAACGTGAACTCTTTACGTTGATCGCAGAAGTGTGGCTGAAGAACATATCCCGACTCTCATCCTCTGAAGTCGAGGTCATGAAGGCAATAGTTGAAACACCCTCTGTACAGATCAGCGATCTCTCTAAGGCCATAGGGCTGTCCTATGCTCAGGTGCGCCGAGCCATCAGTCATCTCTCCGAGGCGGGGATTATACGAATCGGAGGCATTCTTAACCATCAGGCCATCGGACTGGCTCGTTTTCTCATTATCCTTGAGAACCCCACCCTCATCTTATCTTCTCCGTATGTTGAGAAAGTGCTTTTTGCTGATGGTCCTACATCTCTTGTCTTTCTTATTGTTTCATGTCCTCGTGACCATATTGACGAACTCTCTGCGCTGGTACGTTCCCTTCGGAGCACCTCTGATAATGCAACAATCTGGCGGCTATCATCAGGCAGGCTTCACTTCTCTAACATCTATTATAATCGACAGGCCGGAGCTTGGGACATAGATCAAGTGCATTTTCGACTTCAACTACGTCACGAGCGAGACTCCGTGGCTACCAGTCGTTTCTATGAAGATGCAGTCAAACCCGTGCACATCACAAAGTCAGATGCGCTCTTAGTCGATGCCCTGAGAAAGAATTACAATGCTTCTGCCATAGATATGGTTGAAAAAACAGGGCTCTCCGAGTCCACGGTCTTCAAGCGTCGTGTTGCATTGACGCGCGATTCAGCTCTTGTCCTTCCACGGGCACGGATTACTATCCCTAGTCTGAGCGAGCGACTTCTGCTTCTCCTCTCTACTGATGCAGTTCCTGCTATCAGCCATGCATGGTCTCATCTGCCGTTAAGTTATAGATCAAGGATATTCAATGTCGAGAATGGCCCGCAGACACGGGCCATCATGCTTGCGGCCTTACCGCCAGGAACAGGCTGGCAACTGTCAAAGATAATACTTGAGGAGACCTCTGCTATCGATCAGTTGTCCGTTCACGTTCTCTCCGCCGCAAGCGACCAGCAGCTCTCTGTTGCCTCAATGTTTAACACTCGTACAGCCTCTTGGCGTTGGAATCAGGGTGATTTTTTGGATGTGCGCGGCTATGCTATTGTGCGACGAGAGGCCAATCCCACTACTATTCCAATAGACCTTGCAACCTGA
- a CDS encoding ribonuclease Z, with translation MRSDTASEYRMFEIIFLGTGGSIPTEGRNHPAIAIRFQGSIFLFDAGEDVQRQFVRAGLGLNHPMFIFISHTHADHVIGLPGLLLRMALLGRQRPLRIFGPSELIDYVKAVQASIGLGTTYDARVYAIQPGTVLEDDGIEVTAFPVSHRGTTFGYGLSYTKKMGRFHPERAQALGVPKGPLWHQLATGHSVEVNGRTISPEEVAEPPPPPLKIVYSGDTRPCDSLRDAIKDTHVFICEAMYASDKAEMADERGHMTARQAAELARDAQVQHLALTHYSPRYELENGSQILQEAQAIFPATTLAHDLMRIRLSWNGIEIQSASDK, from the coding sequence ATGAGGTCGGACACGGCATCAGAGTACAGAATGTTTGAGATCATCTTTCTTGGCACGGGCGGTTCGATTCCAACCGAGGGGCGAAATCATCCTGCAATCGCCATTAGATTCCAAGGGTCAATTTTCTTGTTTGATGCAGGAGAAGATGTTCAGAGGCAATTTGTTCGTGCAGGCCTCGGTCTGAATCATCCCATGTTCATCTTCATCTCTCATACACATGCAGATCATGTGATAGGCCTCCCCGGGCTACTTCTTAGAATGGCGCTTCTTGGTCGTCAACGGCCATTACGGATCTTTGGGCCTTCCGAACTTATTGATTATGTGAAGGCAGTTCAGGCCTCTATAGGTCTAGGTACTACTTATGATGCGCGTGTGTATGCAATTCAACCCGGAACCGTTTTGGAAGATGATGGTATCGAGGTCACGGCATTTCCGGTCTCGCATAGAGGTACGACCTTTGGCTATGGGTTGTCCTACACTAAAAAGATGGGGCGGTTTCACCCGGAACGTGCGCAGGCTCTAGGTGTCCCAAAGGGGCCACTATGGCACCAGCTTGCCACAGGTCATAGTGTTGAAGTCAACGGCCGGACGATCTCTCCTGAGGAGGTTGCCGAACCGCCGCCCCCGCCTCTCAAGATAGTTTACAGTGGCGACACTCGACCATGTGATAGTCTAAGAGATGCGATCAAAGATACGCACGTCTTCATCTGCGAGGCAATGTATGCTTCTGACAAGGCCGAGATGGCCGATGAGCGAGGTCATATGACCGCACGCCAAGCGGCAGAGCTGGCTCGGGATGCACAAGTCCAACATCTGGCCCTTACGCACTATAGTCCCAGATACGAACTTGAGAATGGTTCTCAAATCCTCCAAGAAGCGCAGGCCATCTTTCCCGCAACGACGCTGGCTCATGATCTGATGCGTATTCGGCTCTCGTGGAACGGCATTGAGATACAGTCCGCATCTGACAAATAA
- a CDS encoding asparaginase, whose amino-acid sequence MRKGRDAQVALLSTGGTIGSIYDPTTDSLRPGLSVRQLLKSLPKGLGHVDVITREIMELDSANAQPHHWQQIASAIKTIHDEFPDLDGIVITHGTDTMVYTASAVSFMVQDFGKPIVFTGAQIPLITPWSDGPRNLLDAIRVAAFADLGETCIVFNGEVHRPTRTKKTRSQSYDAFDSVDPAPLGTLGLDIVLFERRSPRHNLVPRFDTRLDDRVFLLKVFPGLPPGIISRIVDMGYHGIVIEGFGTGNIPSEENSLASGIQQAINQGCFVIVSSQCAFGQTDLSLYAVGRSALDVGAMSAFDMTSEATLVKLAWVLGHTHDPTQVRKMMSTDYIGEMPLVGQEYALDE is encoded by the coding sequence GTGCGAAAAGGCCGAGATGCTCAAGTTGCGCTGCTCAGTACTGGTGGGACTATTGGTAGCATCTATGATCCCACTACAGACTCATTGCGTCCTGGTCTATCCGTTAGACAACTACTCAAGTCTCTCCCCAAAGGGCTTGGTCATGTTGATGTCATCACCCGTGAGATCATGGAACTCGACTCCGCAAATGCTCAACCACACCACTGGCAGCAGATTGCCAGTGCCATTAAGACGATACATGATGAGTTTCCGGATCTTGATGGTATAGTCATCACTCATGGTACTGACACAATGGTCTATACTGCGTCCGCTGTGAGTTTTATGGTTCAAGATTTTGGAAAACCCATTGTCTTTACAGGTGCGCAGATCCCTCTGATCACCCCTTGGAGTGACGGCCCACGAAACCTTCTCGATGCAATTCGAGTGGCAGCCTTTGCCGATTTGGGTGAGACCTGTATCGTATTCAATGGGGAGGTCCATCGACCTACACGAACCAAGAAGACACGATCCCAATCCTATGATGCGTTTGACTCGGTCGATCCTGCGCCTTTGGGCACACTAGGTCTGGACATTGTACTCTTCGAGCGTCGTTCTCCCCGCCATAATCTCGTACCACGCTTCGACACACGACTGGATGATCGGGTCTTTCTGCTCAAGGTCTTCCCCGGTCTTCCCCCCGGTATTATCTCACGTATTGTAGACATGGGCTACCATGGAATTGTCATCGAGGGCTTTGGTACGGGCAACATTCCCTCTGAGGAGAACTCGCTTGCCAGTGGAATCCAACAGGCCATCAATCAAGGGTGCTTTGTCATAGTGAGCTCTCAATGCGCTTTTGGCCAGACCGATCTGTCCCTCTACGCCGTAGGCCGTTCAGCACTTGATGTTGGTGCAATGAGCGCTTTTGACATGACTTCCGAGGCCACCCTTGTAAAACTCGCTTGGGTCCTTGGGCATACTCATGACCCCACCCAGGTCCGAAAGATGATGTCCACTGATTATATTGGTGAGATGCCCCTCGTAGGCCAAGAGTATGCTCTTGACGAGTGA
- a CDS encoding 30S ribosomal protein S13, whose product MQEYRHIVRVAGKDIDGQENLLQGLTRITGVGLRLSKAIIRKLELDSSMRLGLLPDETIQKIESMLSDPLAAGLPAWYVNRPRDRYTGKDLHLIGSDLDFAQKSDIERLRRIRAWRGIRHSLGLKVRGQHTRTTGRHGGTVGVSRKKL is encoded by the coding sequence ATGCAAGAATATAGACACATAGTACGTGTGGCCGGCAAAGATATAGACGGCCAAGAAAATTTGCTGCAGGGGTTGACCCGTATCACCGGAGTGGGTCTAAGGCTCTCTAAGGCAATCATACGAAAGCTTGAGTTAGATTCCTCGATGCGGCTTGGTCTTCTCCCTGACGAGACCATCCAGAAGATTGAGAGTATGCTCAGCGATCCCCTGGCAGCTGGACTACCTGCATGGTATGTCAACAGGCCTCGTGACAGATACACTGGTAAGGATCTTCATCTGATTGGTTCAGATCTCGACTTTGCTCAGAAGAGCGATATCGAGCGTCTCAGGCGTATTCGTGCATGGCGTGGCATTCGACATTCTCTGGGTCTGAAAGTCAGAGGACAACATACACGGACCACTGGTCGTCATGGTGGAACTGTTGGTGTATCAAGAAAGAAACTATAA
- a CDS encoding 30S ribosomal protein S4 produces the protein MGDPRRQKKKYVTPKRPFDSDRFEQELQLVGSYGLRNKRELWKHRTKLSSYRRQARQLLALPKDERLQREKELVNKLLREGVLRGEPTLDSVLDLTLEDLLERRLQSVVFRKGLACSMYHARQLVTHGHIAIDQARVTTPSRIITVEEEGLITYTPSSPLNDPQHPARIAAADIARRTVSSSSEVIEATDAIPEIVAEDEVVPPDIEEKEAEVTGDERV, from the coding sequence ATGGGTGATCCGAGGCGACAGAAAAAGAAGTACGTGACACCGAAACGTCCCTTTGATAGTGATAGGTTCGAACAGGAACTTCAGTTGGTTGGAAGTTACGGTCTCAGAAATAAGAGAGAACTGTGGAAACACAGGACAAAACTATCCAGCTATCGTCGGCAGGCCCGCCAGCTCCTAGCACTACCTAAGGACGAGCGATTACAGCGAGAGAAGGAACTCGTCAACAAACTTCTTCGAGAGGGCGTTCTCAGAGGCGAACCCACTCTTGACAGTGTTCTCGACCTCACCTTAGAGGATCTTCTTGAACGCAGGCTTCAGAGTGTCGTCTTTCGAAAAGGCCTCGCCTGTTCCATGTATCATGCGCGTCAACTTGTCACTCATGGTCACATTGCAATTGACCAGGCCCGTGTCACAACACCCAGCAGGATCATCACCGTTGAGGAAGAAGGCCTCATCACATATACACCAAGTTCTCCACTCAACGATCCTCAACACCCCGCACGAATCGCAGCAGCAGACATAGCACGACGCACAGTCTCTTCCTCTTCGGAGGTCATTGAGGCAACCGATGCTATTCCAGAGATCGTAGCAGAAGATGAGGTTGTTCCTCCTGACATTGAGGAGAAGGAGGCCGAAGTCACAGGAGATGAGAGAGTATGA
- a CDS encoding 30S ribosomal protein S11, which translates to MSGEERKWGVAHIYASYNDTIVHITDITGAETIARYSGGMMVKADRNESSPHAAMQAAFQAAREAKDKGIYGIHIRVRAPGGHGPKTPGPGAQAAIRALSRAGLRIGIIDEVTPIPHDGTRKPGGRRGRRV; encoded by the coding sequence ATGAGCGGTGAAGAGAGAAAGTGGGGTGTAGCTCACATCTACGCATCTTACAACGATACGATTGTACACATCACGGATATTACCGGTGCCGAGACCATTGCCCGATACTCGGGCGGAATGATGGTGAAGGCTGATCGTAATGAGTCCTCACCACATGCAGCCATGCAGGCGGCATTTCAAGCAGCCCGTGAGGCAAAGGACAAGGGCATCTACGGTATTCACATTCGTGTCCGTGCACCCGGTGGTCATGGTCCCAAGACACCCGGTCCCGGTGCTCAGGCTGCAATCCGAGCACTAAGCCGTGCAGGTCTCAGGATTGGTATCATTGATGAGGTGACTCCCATTCCTCATGATGGTACTCGCAAGCCCGGTGGCAGACGTGGCAGACGAGTGTAG
- a CDS encoding tRNA(Ile)(2)-agmatinylcytidine synthase — protein MSQEFHLGLDDVDSPRGGCTTHFASILIERLSEWPLEWLDYPNLIRLNPNIPYRTRGNGALALRFRTDRSVAEDVVELVTKMIPEYIERDYPNTNPGAVLIAGEPPDAVVRLSEIALWRVLSLEVTKQTLQKLGAWHYTSGNGRGLIGALAAIGNRLMGDHTYEYITYRNIRETTEERGVDHESVFEMNRAMGDRTFSNVDLNEHTILIEPHGPDPVLYGIRGDRPEDLIEAASMVKTRQRIDRWTIFRTNQGTGQHLEHRVRILDLRPYMSAIVRGTVTAPGRMREGGHLFFSIQDETNTKIECAVYEPTRQFREIMSQLIEGDLVDIMAGVRPASRTHGMTLNVEGMRVINLATKQRLVNPLCPECGKRMKSAGHEKGFKCPRCGFRLRERKKIAIVEERDLRQGVYLPPPRAQRHLTRPYSRLDRINERPIWPPNITWYQP, from the coding sequence ATGAGTCAGGAGTTCCATCTCGGACTTGATGATGTTGATAGTCCACGGGGTGGCTGTACGACTCACTTTGCCAGTATCCTGATCGAGCGACTCTCTGAATGGCCACTTGAATGGCTGGACTATCCTAACCTCATCAGACTGAACCCAAACATCCCATATCGCACACGGGGGAACGGTGCACTAGCACTTCGGTTCAGAACTGATCGCTCAGTGGCCGAAGATGTAGTTGAACTCGTGACAAAGATGATTCCCGAGTACATTGAGAGAGATTATCCTAATACGAATCCGGGGGCTGTTCTTATTGCTGGCGAGCCACCAGACGCGGTAGTACGGCTCTCGGAGATTGCACTCTGGAGGGTACTCTCGTTGGAGGTCACTAAACAGACCCTTCAGAAACTTGGTGCCTGGCATTACACTTCTGGTAATGGTCGAGGTCTCATTGGCGCTCTTGCAGCAATCGGAAACAGACTGATGGGCGATCATACCTACGAGTACATCACATATCGCAACATCAGAGAAACAACAGAGGAGCGAGGGGTCGATCACGAGTCGGTCTTTGAGATGAATAGAGCAATGGGCGATCGGACCTTCTCCAATGTCGATCTGAACGAACACACGATTCTCATTGAACCTCACGGCCCGGATCCAGTATTATATGGAATTCGTGGGGATCGCCCCGAGGACCTCATAGAGGCGGCCTCAATGGTCAAGACCCGTCAGAGGATTGATAGGTGGACAATCTTCAGGACCAATCAGGGGACGGGACAACATCTGGAACACAGGGTCAGGATTTTGGATCTTCGCCCATACATGTCAGCAATAGTAAGGGGGACTGTCACGGCTCCGGGGAGGATGAGAGAGGGAGGACATCTCTTCTTCTCTATCCAAGACGAGACGAATACGAAGATTGAATGCGCGGTCTATGAACCAACAAGACAATTCCGAGAGATAATGAGTCAGCTGATAGAGGGGGATCTCGTTGACATCATGGCCGGAGTTCGCCCCGCGTCAAGAACGCACGGAATGACGCTCAATGTGGAGGGCATGAGGGTCATCAATCTGGCGACTAAACAAAGACTCGTAAATCCACTCTGCCCGGAATGTGGAAAGCGAATGAAGAGCGCAGGTCATGAAAAGGGGTTCAAGTGCCCAAGATGTGGATTTAGACTACGAGAGAGAAAAAAGATCGCAATTGTTGAGGAACGTGATCTCAGGCAAGGAGTCTATCTTCCACCACCGCGAGCCCAACGACATCTCACGCGGCCCTATTCCAGACTAGACAGAATAAATGAGAGGCCAATATGGCCTCCGAACATTACATGGTATCAGCCATAG
- a CDS encoding DUF367 family protein, which yields MHDTRPRIIIYHANQCDPKKCTGLRLGRLNRATIVRDLHRIPRGGIVLNPVSKVALSPAERGSIERYGLVALDCSWKTAEVIFRNSRYGHQRALPYLIAANPTNTYKPVKLSTAEAIAAALYIVGLKEMAEDIMSVFKWGPTFLTLNKEWLEAYSECTTSTEVVALQSEIIESHERKR from the coding sequence ATGCACGATACTCGGCCAAGGATCATCATATATCATGCGAACCAGTGTGACCCAAAGAAATGTACTGGGCTCCGGCTTGGACGACTCAACCGTGCTACCATCGTCAGAGATCTTCATCGTATTCCCCGAGGGGGGATCGTCCTAAATCCGGTTTCTAAAGTTGCTCTCTCCCCTGCTGAGAGGGGATCCATTGAGCGATATGGCCTTGTTGCGCTCGATTGTTCGTGGAAAACGGCAGAGGTCATCTTTCGGAACTCGAGGTATGGTCATCAACGGGCTCTGCCCTATCTGATCGCTGCAAACCCTACCAACACTTACAAGCCCGTGAAGTTATCGACGGCCGAGGCGATCGCAGCCGCGCTCTATATTGTTGGTCTAAAGGAGATGGCTGAGGACATCATGTCGGTGTTCAAGTGGGGTCCCACCTTTCTCACGCTCAACAAGGAGTGGCTTGAAGCATACTCGGAATGTACGACCAGCACTGAAGTAGTCGCACTTCAATCAGAGATCATCGAGTCCCACGAACGCAAGAGATGA